The genomic interval aaataaaccttttcctctccaagttgcttttggttcttCCCACTTTTCTTCACCCATGTTTCTTCCTATTTATCTTTCAGGATTCAGCTCAGCTGACATTCCTTACAGGAGACGATTCTGAACTCCCAGTTGAATGTCTTATGTTATGCTCTGTTCCAAACCCTATTCTCATACCTATTATATTAGGTTACAGTGAGACATGTCATGTGTTCTTAGTTTAAGgaaaactgtttcaaaaaaatgcCAGTAGATGTCTTAAGGGTGGCCATTGTTCAGAGAGGAGACCAATCCCATCAGATTATGGAAGATTTGAATATTAAACACTGGAACATGGCCAGAATAGCAAGAATGGTGAAATAgtaccaatttttaaattttgattattataatagtattttctatttttaaaatagtttttatttaatcatGTATAGGTATATCTAGATAGGAATTTACTTAGAAGTTCTATCTCAAATAAAATGATTCAGAAATGACTTCATgaaaatcaatatattttattaatcagattattcataaaacatatttttcatatattctcttttttaataaatgcaaatatgAAGAATTActttcaattaattaaaaataattattaaatgtttTGGATTCACTTTTAGTAATATTCTTAAATAACTATGGAAAcattataaatcattttaaagtcCACCTTATTTTCCATACATGATCATTTATTAAAACACTCACTTGAAGTGTTCAACATTTTTAAGTGTAGTATGCTATTTTCAGGTCCTTTACTGgtatctctttcccttccttctttgcaCTTTATACTTTCAGTCGTGAACAAGGTAGTTATGGCCCTTATAAATGAACAGTGTTTCTGAATGTGGCCACTGGATAAACAGATACCTAGATTTATCCTGAAGATTTTGTCAGCACTGGAAGTCTTCCCTACAACTTTTTCAGCaaataattttccttttgaaaatataGCCATTTACATCCAAGTATTCAATCTCTATTTTTCTGCTATAACTTCTAGGGTGTTTCTGAAGCTATAGCAGGCAAATGCCTCTTACAAACACACATTACTCATAAAGTCAAAGCAAATTAGGTTATTTTACAGTTCTTGCTGTGTGGAGACCAAGTAATGAGTATTAAGTTTGTAACTAtccttatttaaaaatgaagaagtaCAAAAAGTTATCTGAAGGTTTGTTAATATCACCTTACATTTGTACTTTTTGTATTCAAATGTATTATACAGTTTGATGCTCCCAACAAATTTTTGTGAGGGAGGCAGAACCAATATTCTTTAACACATAAATGACAGAAGTGTGTATGCAAGTGATTGTTTACAGTAGctcaaatagaaacagagggtATTAGtacttgaactctggtcctctgattCCCATCCTATGGGACATTTCCTCTTCAAGCCACAATGTCTCTTGCTATTTTAAACAGGGCAAGGAACAGAGCAGTAGTCTCTGACATCATTAACCAAAACTTGACTTGTTCTATGCTCTGTAGATGTGTtgaagatgaatgaatgaatcaatcaatcaatcaatgagtaaaatctggatttttaaaaaagaataatttatatCTCATCTTCAATTTTGTTCTAGACAGTACCAATGTATTTGATAAAGGATAATGAGAGTAGATGTATAATTGCATAGGTGTAAAATGAGGTGTACATGATACCAGACCGAGGACAAGCTATGAGATAGCATGTATAAATAAGTGTGCCCATCATTTAGCCTTCAGAAATGCCTGTTAAAGAGCAATCTTGGATCAGAAGATTGACACAGGTGGACtacaagttccagggcagcctgtgCTAAACAGGACGACCTTGgttcaaaaaaaaatgaatttgtcaATTCTGATCTTTATGTTCCAACTTGATTAAAAAGCTAAAAACGAAACGATAGCtctcataatattttttttactattaaagttggggtttctttaaaaaaatgaactttcATTAGCTTTCTTTTAAACACTGATTACTAAAAGGCCTTCACTGCAGGAATAATCTTTCGAAAGAATTTATGTCCTTGGGAATTTGTATTTTCAAATACATAACCAGGAGGAGAAGGATAGCTAGCTGGGCAGATTTCCTGTTTCTTCGGTGTGAACTGTATAGAATACATAGTGACATCATCAAGTGGAACTGAACTCTTAAGAGCTTCATTTAAAGGTTTGCAGCTCTCCGTTGGAATCAATTCATGTGGCACAAAGTGAGATCTGAAAGTGCTCAAACCCTCAAATTTTCCAGATGGGTTGGGAATCTGTTGCTGCTGCTTAATAAGTCCTTGGCGACAACTTTCCCATGCTGGAAAATCTTCCTTCATGGTGCTTTTTCCTTGGAAAGGAAAATTGCTTTGCCTTCTGTGAGAAACTGGCCTAATGGCAACAACACGGCTAGCCTGATAGGGAACATAGTCAAGGTGGCTGGTGCTGTTTAACTGCATGCTTCCTGAAGGGGGCACATACTCGGCTACTTTCTTGACTTTGGGTGGTGGGATTTCCCATGGTTGGAAACTGTCACGGAATTCAGTGCTTCCTTTAAACTGAATGTTTTGGGCCACTTTAGTATAGGCAGGTCTGCAGATTTTTGCAGTTTCACCAGAAAGACCCTGAAAGTCATTCCGGTGAGTGGTGAGATCCTCAAAAGGCTGGTCAGTAGGCTTATAAACTTCTTTTGGCCTTGCAAACTTGACTTCTAGCTGATGAGGTACATAATCACGACGATGACTTGTATCACCATTAAAAGGGCTCACAGAACACTTGACCACAGAGCAGGGCTTAAAGCTTTGCCTAGGCTTTATCTCCTGGGGAACATAGTCATCCTGAAATGTAGTTGAGTTTCCAAATTTCACATCTGGGGGATGGTAAGCTTGCTCTGGTTTACAGGGTTCACATTTCTGAATATCCCAAGATCTATAATCATCTTGAAaatcagaacaaacaaaatatttttaaatactgaggTTAAAAACTATCTTCAAAGTATCCTGACTAATTCCTCTCATTGCCAACCatcttctgatttcttttagATCCACAAACACTAGTATCAAGGTATGAGGTTTTCCTCCTATTTGATCATTTTTGGCTTTTTGGTTCATCATTTTCTACATCCAGATTCATCTGATTACATACAAGGGCATATGAGACATCTGAGTCTGACTGTGGATAGAAATCTAACTAGATTGTATTGTGGATAAAGACATTAAGAAAATGACTGGCTAGGATTTTGACTGTAACTCACAAAATATTAAGGACAGGTATAAAATCCAGAGCTTAAAATAAGAAGCATCCAAGAGGAAGAATTCAATTGATTaactttttaagtattttataacTCACAGAAATgaactttgaaatttttaaaataaaaatcctaaaGAGTACATAAACCAGTTGTTCAATTTGAAGAACTTTCACATTTCAATGCTATTCTGGTCAAAAAATAAAGACTCCATGGATTATTGGGCTTTAAGGAATTCCAGAGAGATACAGGACCATCTAGAGACCAAGAGGCCAAACAGTGTATTCAAAACTATATGTGCAACTTAGAAATGAATATCAGAGCCAAGATCCAAGAGTTAGAAGCTTAATACCTGCAGCTTACTTAAACCATAGATGAAAATTAGAAGTGTTTATATTTTAGTAAAGGATTCTTTATGTTGTCTATTTCTAGATAGAAAAGTAGTAAGCTGAGTAATATGGTAAAATTTACCTCACCccacaaaagtattttaaaacaccaaaaatGAGTTTATAAAAGACAATTATTTTACATACTAATGTAGTAAGCTGAGAAATGTAAAATTCACTGCATCTCCAAAAGGATTTTTAAATaccaaatattaatttataaaaagcaaGTTTATATATGGTAAGATAATAGAATGTGAACCAAAATCAAGGGAGTGACAACTGGAATAGTTAAACCTTAAATGTTTACCATGTGGCTACCAACTGTTAAGAGAAACTGTCCTTATTCTTAGACATTCATACTGAGTTCTAGACTAAATTATTAAGCTACTGATGTTTAGTGTGAGTGGAAACCCAGCCAAAAAGCAGACAGTCTTTAAGTTATCTGAATCCTATGAAGCTGCATGGCAAGAAGAGATGAACTAGACCAATCTTGTGACTGTAAGgttgaaaaccaaaaaccagatgAAGAACATAATAGAATGGCATGAGGTAGTGTTCAGCTTGATGGCAGATGGAAGCCATATTCTTGCAGACTTgtatagaaacaaagaaataagaaacttGAGGAGGCCATACAGTAGGATAGCAACAGAGAAGAGTTATGAAGGAAGCAAAGATGTTACTAGTGGAATCATGTACTCACTGGCCAAAGCActcccctccagctccttctgtaCCTGACAACTTTCCATTTCCAATTCTCATGAGTCTTCTTCTTGAGCTACCATGAAGGAATTTCTGTTCTTTAGAAACTACAGATTACAACTATAGCACTATTTTCCAGTAACTACAAGGAAATGAGAGATCTTAGTGAAGATCTATAGTTTGACACAGTCATACTAGGAACGTCTTTGCTGCCAACATGACTAAGAGACAAACAATGCTGATTTTAGGTGAATATGTGgatgaataaaataaagcatttctcAGTATCAGAGAAACTTGGgctttcaaaaaagaaacaagaatatGGAGGGGGAAGGATAAGGTagtgaaaaataatatatatatatataaaataaatatataaatatataaaaatataaaaagaagatatatatatatatatcttctttttAAGCTTCCAATCTCAGTAATAGAATTGTCACAGAGCAGATGTTGATAAATGTTTTTCTGTAATAAATAGCCAGATAGAAAATGCCATAGGCTTTGAAACTTAAACACAAATCTCGAAATGTATACTGCCTACTGCAACTGCTTAATTCTATCAATGTTGCAAGAATGCAGAAGTATGAATAGGTAGCAAGAATCGATAGTATGAAAAAGAATGGGAGTGTCatattcataaaaagaaaatggggggTGGATTTAGCCTGCAGGCCTGTTTGTTTAATCCTGCTTTAAAGTTTACAATACACAATTTTAACAAATCATAGTCTACTTTTGAGTAATATTGTTCTGAGTTACATTTTGCACCTTAACAATGGAGACATTCTGAGAGATGCATCTTTACCATTCTTTCACTATGGAAACATCAGTGTTCCAATGTCTGTGATCTCACTAGATGATATTTTAGTGAACGATTGTAAAAGCATTCTACTGTTGACTGGATAATTACACAGCACATGGCTGAGGGGTAACAACCAAGGTACTGCACATTTCCAATTCTTACCTTTCCTACTTTGTACTTttataattagtttttaaaaaacagtcaAAGTTGATAGAATTTTTGTTCCAGAAAAATACTATATTGTCATTGTATCTATTTCTGAGGACTCTTACTCTTTACTTCATACTTTGTTTACCTAAAGAATTTCTCGTAAAACTTCACAAGACATTTACTGATAATGCTTTTTACTTGACTGAAAAAGACTTTATGAAAGATAGTTTCACTAAGGGTTCAATGTGTGTGGTGGATTCCATCTGTGTCCTAGCCTTCAGCATTTTCAAGATGTAACTCCATTATCTTCTGGTTTCCAAGGTCCTAGTCCTCactcttgtttttaatttgcttctttgtttaatgtatctttttgttgtttttgagacaaagtttcatgtagcccaggctgactgaCCTTCAACTCACTCTATAAGCAAAGATATCTTTACCTTCTgattccttctgcctctgcttgccAAGTACCAGGATGATAGGTGTGTGGGACCATGCTTGGGTTT from Arvicanthis niloticus isolate mArvNil1 chromosome 1, mArvNil1.pat.X, whole genome shotgun sequence carries:
- the Saxo2 gene encoding stabilizer of axonemal microtubules 2 isoform X1; the protein is MRNWCLCQICTCGRHRCPHGITRVYEHSGVSCPTTEYLEKYPNYGDVLPPQSLKPKQGFQAYRGKMEGVTTFKSDYRPYEVVKQPRHIPEEYKPKQGKIDLGTTYKRDFNPYKVQPVVKVRPVERQQVKKGKLDTVPTYKDDYRSWDIQKCEPCKPEQAYHPPDVKFGNSTTFQDDYVPQEIKPRQSFKPCSVVKCSVSPFNGDTSHRRDYVPHQLEVKFARPKEVYKPTDQPFEDLTTHRNDFQGLSGETAKICRPAYTKVAQNIQFKGSTEFRDSFQPWEIPPPKVKKVAEYVPPSGSMQLNSTSHLDYVPYQASRVVAIRPVSHRRQSNFPFQGKSTMKEDFPAWESCRQGLIKQQQQIPNPSGKFEGLSTFRSHFVPHELIPTESCKPLNEALKSSVPLDDVTMYSIQFTPKKQEICPASYPSPPGYVFENTNSQGHKFFRKIIPAVKAF
- the Saxo2 gene encoding stabilizer of axonemal microtubules 2 isoform X2, yielding MRNWCLCQICTCGSDYRPYEVVKQPRHIPEEYKPKQGKIDLGTTYKRDFNPYKVQPVVKVRPVERQQVKKGKLDTVPTYKDDYRSWDIQKCEPCKPEQAYHPPDVKFGNSTTFQDDYVPQEIKPRQSFKPCSVVKCSVSPFNGDTSHRRDYVPHQLEVKFARPKEVYKPTDQPFEDLTTHRNDFQGLSGETAKICRPAYTKVAQNIQFKGSTEFRDSFQPWEIPPPKVKKVAEYVPPSGSMQLNSTSHLDYVPYQASRVVAIRPVSHRRQSNFPFQGKSTMKEDFPAWESCRQGLIKQQQQIPNPSGKFEGLSTFRSHFVPHELIPTESCKPLNEALKSSVPLDDVTMYSIQFTPKKQEICPASYPSPPGYVFENTNSQGHKFFRKIIPAVKAF
- the Saxo2 gene encoding stabilizer of axonemal microtubules 2 isoform X3; translation: MEGVTTFKSDYRPYEVVKQPRHIPEEYKPKQGKIDLGTTYKRDFNPYKVQPVVKVRPVERQQVKKGKLDTVPTYKDDYRSWDIQKCEPCKPEQAYHPPDVKFGNSTTFQDDYVPQEIKPRQSFKPCSVVKCSVSPFNGDTSHRRDYVPHQLEVKFARPKEVYKPTDQPFEDLTTHRNDFQGLSGETAKICRPAYTKVAQNIQFKGSTEFRDSFQPWEIPPPKVKKVAEYVPPSGSMQLNSTSHLDYVPYQASRVVAIRPVSHRRQSNFPFQGKSTMKEDFPAWESCRQGLIKQQQQIPNPSGKFEGLSTFRSHFVPHELIPTESCKPLNEALKSSVPLDDVTMYSIQFTPKKQEICPASYPSPPGYVFENTNSQGHKFFRKIIPAVKAF